The following proteins come from a genomic window of Tepidiforma thermophila:
- the dprA gene encoding DNA-processing protein DprA, protein MGEVNELPYWLALRRAGLGTTSFALLIAKFGSIAEAWNAPAGDLKAAGIDEPYVRSVARVKAAFDADEELGKLERAGARALTWRDAEYPQRLREIPQSPPVLVVRGSAGPEFPQAVAVVGTRSVTPYGRQATETFCAALAELGVAIISGLARGVDAIAHRVALEHGTPTVAVLAGGVDQVYPRENAGLAERIAEHGCLVSEYPLGTPARRDFFPRRNRILSGLARAVLVVEAGEGSGALHTANWAFEQGRDVFAVPGSIFSLQSAGTNQLIRENTAKLVARPEQLAEELNLLQTGAQLPLPGGTASPAAGAAAAASDDPILQLLAAGPLHIDELVRALGRPAAEVSGALALLEIDGLVRQAGPMTYAIA, encoded by the coding sequence ATGGGCGAGGTGAACGAGCTGCCGTACTGGCTGGCGCTGCGGCGGGCCGGGCTGGGAACGACGAGCTTTGCACTGCTGATCGCGAAGTTCGGGTCGATTGCCGAGGCATGGAACGCGCCGGCCGGGGACCTGAAAGCGGCGGGCATCGATGAGCCGTATGTCCGGAGCGTGGCCCGGGTGAAGGCAGCGTTCGACGCGGACGAGGAGCTGGGGAAGCTCGAACGAGCGGGAGCGCGTGCGCTGACCTGGCGCGACGCGGAGTATCCGCAGCGGCTGCGGGAGATCCCGCAGAGCCCGCCGGTGCTCGTGGTGCGGGGGAGTGCGGGGCCGGAGTTCCCCCAGGCGGTTGCGGTGGTGGGCACACGGAGCGTGACGCCGTACGGGCGGCAGGCAACGGAGACGTTCTGCGCGGCGCTGGCTGAGCTGGGCGTGGCGATCATCAGCGGGCTGGCGCGCGGGGTCGATGCGATTGCGCACCGGGTGGCCCTGGAGCACGGGACACCGACGGTGGCGGTGCTTGCGGGCGGGGTGGACCAGGTGTACCCGCGCGAGAACGCCGGGCTGGCGGAGCGGATCGCGGAGCACGGGTGCCTGGTGAGCGAATACCCGCTCGGGACGCCGGCGCGGCGGGATTTCTTCCCGCGTCGGAACCGGATCCTGTCGGGGCTGGCGCGGGCCGTGCTGGTGGTGGAAGCGGGGGAGGGGAGCGGCGCGCTTCACACGGCGAACTGGGCGTTCGAGCAGGGGCGGGACGTGTTCGCAGTGCCGGGGAGCATTTTCTCGCTGCAGAGCGCGGGAACGAACCAGCTGATTCGCGAGAACACCGCGAAGCTGGTGGCAAGGCCGGAGCAGCTGGCGGAGGAGCTGAACCTGCTCCAAACCGGCGCCCAGCTGCCGCTCCCGGGCGGCACGGCGTCTCCAGCGGCAGGGGCGGCAGCGGCGGCCAGTGACGACCCGATCCTGCAGCTGCTGGCCGCCGGTCCGCTGCACATCGATGAGCTGGTCCGGGCGCTCGGGCGACCGGCGGCGGAGGTTTCAGGGGCGCTCGCCCTGCTGGAGATCGACGGGCTCGTGCGGCAGGCAGGGCCAATGACGTACGCCATCGCCTGA
- the mltG gene encoding endolytic transglycosylase MltG, which produces MTKFPGTPFAAAGIGVTVLVALLAAWGIAGTPASVRSSLPVAAEAPPPSSAATVPFTLERGASAGEVGRRLEELGIIRSARQFEMLARLLGVQGLLSAGDYLLPERASALTVLQLLTVKESVPVLRVTFPEGLRIEEMAVIAEQAGFGTRDEFLAATARAQLPPGLAEYLPEGATLQGYLFPDTYILPVGSTMDDLVAYMIRTLDERFTPELRAAAAARGLNPHQALTLASIVEREAVIPEERPLIAGVFYNRLAAGDRLGADPTVQYAVAEDPASVRQYGWWKKELTIIDLENPSPYNTRLFPGLPPGPIACPGLASIEAVARPAVTDYYYFVADAKKGDGSHVFAVTFAEHEQNIALYGSP; this is translated from the coding sequence GTGACGAAATTCCCGGGCACTCCCTTTGCCGCCGCCGGCATCGGCGTCACCGTTCTGGTTGCACTCCTGGCCGCCTGGGGCATCGCTGGCACCCCCGCGTCGGTGCGCAGCAGTCTCCCCGTGGCAGCCGAGGCACCCCCGCCGTCGTCCGCCGCGACGGTGCCATTCACCCTGGAGCGCGGCGCCTCCGCTGGCGAGGTCGGCCGGCGCCTCGAAGAGCTTGGCATCATCCGTTCAGCACGCCAGTTCGAGATGCTTGCACGTCTCCTGGGCGTCCAGGGCCTGCTCAGCGCCGGCGATTACCTCCTCCCCGAGCGGGCCAGCGCGCTCACCGTCCTCCAGCTGCTCACCGTCAAGGAATCCGTCCCGGTGCTCCGGGTAACCTTCCCCGAAGGGCTCCGCATCGAAGAAATGGCCGTCATCGCCGAGCAGGCCGGCTTCGGCACCCGCGACGAATTCCTGGCCGCCACGGCCCGCGCCCAGCTCCCGCCCGGCCTCGCCGAGTACCTGCCCGAAGGCGCCACCCTCCAGGGCTACCTCTTCCCCGACACCTACATCCTGCCCGTCGGCTCGACCATGGATGACCTCGTCGCCTACATGATCCGCACCCTCGACGAGCGCTTCACCCCGGAGCTGCGCGCCGCCGCCGCCGCCCGCGGCCTCAACCCCCACCAGGCCCTCACCCTCGCGTCGATCGTCGAGCGCGAAGCCGTCATCCCCGAGGAGCGGCCGCTCATCGCCGGGGTCTTCTACAACCGCCTCGCCGCCGGCGACCGCCTCGGGGCCGACCCCACCGTCCAGTACGCCGTCGCCGAAGACCCCGCCTCAGTCCGCCAGTACGGCTGGTGGAAGAAGGAGCTCACCATCATCGACCTCGAGAACCCCTCCCCCTACAACACCCGCCTCTTCCCCGGTCTGCCTCCCGGCCCCATCGCCTGCCCCGGCCTCGCCTCGATCGAAGCCGTCGCCCGCCCGGCAGTAACTGACTACTACTACTTCGTCGCTGACGCGAAAAAGGGCGACGGCTCCCACGTGTTCGCGGTCACCTTCGCCGAGCACGAACAAAACATCGCGCTCTACGGGTCCCCATGA
- a CDS encoding baseplate J/gp47 family protein — translation MRRLLRHAEETGRVIAVATRSRALADRAREAGLPVARRPHQVRWDAAGRYVIRLGPLSIVAPAIGRFVQVAIIAGVAALALFLALFLAPSATVVAYPPTETLAETITITAIRDLAEPDYDARRLPAVAVSASRSYTLAVPATGTVRVGVGYARATVTITNPTSADVLVTAGAVLLAAPDFLDFELDADVTVPRNGSATAAVVARQPGERYNLPAGSITGWFDERYRFLAVTNPEPAAGGTSEPRPAPSEADVIAIRQLAASLADSDAVREDLAAARPRDAVFLRTASASAKLGTPRPAIGTPSPVLLLDVTIEVTALAVTEAVLRELAVRALVPPGSRGELLAETIRASETGASTYDAEADAFTTSLRLSAEFARDITAADLQAAIKGKRPSEARSTLRERYAIDEADVRVVPGWAPFLPRFGIRLDVRLAVPEESPAVGTSPANRE, via the coding sequence ATGCGCCGCCTCCTCCGCCACGCCGAAGAGACCGGCCGCGTCATCGCCGTCGCCACCCGCTCCCGCGCCCTCGCCGACCGCGCCCGCGAGGCCGGCCTCCCGGTCGCCCGCCGTCCTCACCAGGTCCGCTGGGACGCCGCCGGCCGGTACGTCATCCGCCTCGGTCCCCTCTCAATCGTCGCACCGGCCATCGGGCGGTTCGTCCAGGTGGCCATCATCGCCGGCGTTGCCGCCCTGGCCCTCTTCCTCGCGCTCTTCCTCGCCCCATCCGCAACCGTCGTCGCCTATCCACCGACCGAAACGCTCGCCGAGACCATCACCATCACCGCGATTCGCGACCTCGCGGAGCCCGATTACGACGCCCGCCGCCTGCCGGCTGTTGCTGTCTCGGCATCCCGCTCGTACACACTCGCCGTGCCTGCCACAGGCACCGTCCGCGTTGGGGTTGGCTACGCCCGCGCAACCGTGACCATCACCAACCCCACCTCCGCCGACGTTCTCGTCACCGCCGGCGCCGTGCTCCTCGCGGCCCCCGATTTCCTCGACTTCGAACTCGACGCCGACGTCACCGTGCCCCGCAACGGCAGTGCCACGGCGGCTGTCGTCGCCCGCCAGCCCGGCGAGCGGTACAACCTCCCCGCCGGCTCGATTACCGGCTGGTTCGACGAACGCTACCGCTTCCTTGCCGTCACCAATCCCGAGCCGGCAGCCGGCGGAACCAGCGAGCCGCGTCCCGCCCCCTCGGAGGCCGACGTTATCGCCATCCGCCAGCTCGCCGCCAGCCTCGCCGATTCCGACGCCGTCCGCGAAGACCTCGCAGCCGCCCGCCCCCGCGACGCCGTCTTCCTCCGGACAGCATCCGCCTCGGCAAAGCTCGGAACGCCGCGCCCTGCCATCGGCACCCCCTCCCCCGTGCTCCTGCTCGATGTCACCATCGAAGTCACCGCGCTGGCAGTAACCGAAGCGGTCCTCCGCGAGCTGGCCGTCCGCGCTCTTGTGCCCCCCGGCTCCCGCGGCGAACTCCTCGCCGAAACAATCCGCGCCAGCGAAACGGGCGCCTCCACCTACGACGCCGAAGCGGACGCCTTCACCACCAGCCTCCGCCTCTCCGCCGAGTTCGCCCGGGACATCACCGCAGCCGACCTGCAGGCCGCCATCAAGGGCAAACGTCCCTCAGAGGCGCGTTCGACCCTCCGCGAGCGGTATGCTATCGATGAAGCCGACGTGCGCGTCGTGCCCGGCTGGGCCCCCTTCCTGCCCCGCTTCGGCATCCGCCTCGATGTCCGCCTCGCCGTTCCCGAGGAATCACCCGCAGTCGGCACATCTCCAGCGAATCGCGAATGA
- the alaS gene encoding alanine--tRNA ligase yields MSNPPRTSDEIRDAFISFFKERGHVLLPPWPLVPIGDPTSMFTSAGMQQFKPQFMGEEPPAAPRVVTVQRCFRTTDIEEVGDLSHLTAFEMLGNFSFGDYFKREAIRWAWELLTEVYRLDPSRLHATIYLDDDDSYRFWREVGLPDDHIHRRDEDLNYWFSFPKDTPGASGPCGPDSEIYYDLDPSRDPAEARLHTGPDGRPAGVGYSDRFLEIWNLVFMQLYQHPDGRRTNLPAQNIDTGSGLERVAMVLQGKRSVFETDIFLPILAEAQAVVGVDYLGGAATELQAYAIRAMAEHCRAATLLIGDGVVPSNEGRGYVLRRVIRRAIYFARKVGVREPFTHRLAAAAIGRLGGYYPHLVENQAFIQRALSAEEERFTRTLEAGTHRLEDLLERLRAAGASTIPGDEAFTLYDTFGLPVELTREIAAAEGFALDDAGFHAALEAQRARARQQGAFLKGEVSPIIQQLGDDHSNFVGYTHTEADAAVVAILRGNALADLLTEGQQAELVLSTTPFYPEGGGQVGDRGNIVTPTGVFLVEDTQASGGAIVHRGRVVEGEIRASQRATATVDLHWRRGAARNHTGTHILHAALRAILGTHVRQQGSLVTPDRLRFDFTHLEQTPREALAEVQQLANEKVRHDLEVQWRTTGYRQAIESGALAFFGDKYGSEVRVVEIRENSHVFSAELCGGTHVHHTGQIGFIHIIREGAVAAGTRRIEAVTGRAAEAYLLEQQDRLLRIAERLNTSPAEVEDRIDALQSELERLRKQAEQLARVQAAALAEGLVAGAERVGEAALVVARVDALSQDVLRDVADRLRGRLKSALVILAAEIEGRPAFLAAATPDLVARGVHAGTIIRAVAQAAGGGGGGRPDLAQAGAKDPSRIDAALAEGRRLGLEALSG; encoded by the coding sequence ATGAGCAACCCCCCGCGCACTTCCGACGAGATCCGCGACGCCTTCATCTCCTTCTTCAAAGAACGCGGGCACGTGCTCCTGCCGCCCTGGCCCCTCGTCCCCATCGGGGACCCGACCTCCATGTTCACCTCGGCCGGCATGCAGCAGTTCAAGCCCCAGTTCATGGGCGAAGAACCTCCGGCCGCGCCCCGTGTCGTCACTGTCCAGCGCTGCTTCCGCACCACCGACATCGAAGAGGTCGGCGACCTCAGTCACCTCACCGCCTTTGAGATGCTCGGCAACTTCAGCTTCGGCGACTACTTCAAACGCGAGGCGATCCGCTGGGCCTGGGAGCTCCTCACCGAAGTTTACCGCCTCGACCCCTCCCGCCTCCACGCCACCATCTACCTGGACGACGACGACAGCTACCGCTTCTGGCGCGAGGTCGGCCTCCCCGACGATCACATCCACCGGCGCGACGAAGACCTCAATTACTGGTTCTCCTTCCCCAAAGACACACCCGGCGCCAGCGGCCCTTGCGGCCCCGACAGCGAGATTTATTACGACCTCGACCCCTCCCGCGACCCCGCCGAGGCCCGCCTCCACACCGGCCCCGACGGCCGCCCGGCCGGCGTCGGCTACAGCGACCGGTTCCTCGAAATCTGGAACCTCGTCTTCATGCAGCTCTACCAGCACCCCGACGGCCGCCGCACGAACCTCCCGGCCCAGAACATCGATACCGGCAGCGGTCTCGAGCGCGTCGCCATGGTCCTCCAGGGCAAGCGCTCCGTCTTCGAAACCGACATCTTCCTCCCCATCCTCGCCGAGGCCCAGGCCGTCGTCGGCGTCGACTACCTCGGCGGCGCCGCTACCGAGCTCCAGGCATACGCCATCCGCGCCATGGCCGAGCACTGCCGCGCCGCCACCCTCCTCATCGGCGACGGCGTCGTCCCCAGCAACGAAGGCCGCGGCTACGTCCTCCGCCGCGTCATCCGCCGCGCCATCTACTTCGCCCGCAAGGTCGGCGTCAGGGAGCCGTTTACCCACCGCCTCGCCGCCGCCGCCATCGGCCGCCTCGGCGGCTACTACCCCCACCTCGTCGAGAACCAGGCCTTCATCCAGCGGGCACTCTCGGCCGAGGAGGAGCGGTTCACCCGCACGCTCGAGGCCGGCACGCACCGGCTGGAGGACCTCCTCGAACGCCTTCGCGCCGCCGGCGCGTCCACCATCCCCGGCGACGAAGCCTTCACCCTCTACGACACCTTCGGCCTCCCCGTCGAGCTCACCCGCGAAATCGCCGCCGCCGAAGGGTTCGCCCTCGACGACGCCGGCTTCCACGCCGCCCTCGAAGCCCAGCGTGCCCGCGCCCGCCAGCAGGGCGCCTTCCTCAAGGGCGAGGTCTCGCCCATCATTCAGCAGCTCGGCGACGACCACAGCAACTTCGTCGGCTACACCCATACCGAAGCCGATGCCGCCGTCGTCGCCATCCTCCGTGGCAACGCCCTCGCCGACCTCCTCACCGAGGGCCAGCAAGCCGAGCTCGTCCTCTCGACCACCCCCTTCTACCCCGAGGGCGGCGGCCAGGTCGGCGACCGCGGGAACATCGTCACCCCCACCGGCGTCTTCCTCGTTGAAGACACCCAGGCCTCCGGCGGCGCCATCGTCCACCGCGGCCGCGTCGTCGAAGGGGAGATCCGTGCCAGCCAGCGCGCCACCGCCACCGTCGACCTCCACTGGCGCCGGGGTGCAGCCCGCAACCACACCGGCACCCATATCCTCCACGCGGCCCTCCGCGCCATCCTTGGCACCCACGTTCGCCAGCAGGGCTCCCTCGTCACTCCGGACCGCCTCCGCTTCGACTTCACCCACCTCGAACAGACGCCCCGCGAGGCCCTCGCCGAGGTCCAGCAGCTTGCCAACGAGAAGGTCCGCCACGACCTCGAGGTCCAGTGGCGCACCACCGGCTATCGCCAGGCGATCGAATCCGGCGCACTCGCCTTCTTCGGCGACAAATACGGCAGCGAAGTCCGCGTCGTCGAAATCCGCGAAAACAGCCACGTCTTCAGCGCCGAGCTCTGCGGCGGCACCCACGTCCACCACACCGGCCAGATCGGCTTCATCCACATCATCCGCGAGGGCGCCGTCGCCGCCGGCACGCGCCGCATCGAAGCCGTCACCGGCCGTGCCGCAGAAGCCTACCTCCTCGAACAGCAGGACCGCCTTCTCCGCATCGCGGAGCGCCTCAACACCTCGCCGGCCGAGGTCGAAGACCGGATCGACGCCCTCCAGTCCGAGCTCGAGCGCCTCCGCAAACAGGCCGAACAGCTCGCCCGCGTCCAGGCGGCGGCCCTCGCCGAGGGTCTCGTCGCCGGCGCCGAGCGCGTCGGCGAGGCAGCCCTCGTGGTCGCCCGCGTCGACGCCCTCTCCCAGGACGTCCTCCGTGACGTCGCCGACCGCCTCCGCGGCCGGCTCAAGTCCGCCCTCGTCATCCTTGCCGCAGAAATCGAAGGCCGCCCGGCGTTCCTCGCCGCCGCCACGCCCGACCTCGTCGCCCGCGGCGTCCACGCTGGCACCATCATCCGCGCCGTCGCGCAGGCCGCCGGCGGCGGCGGCGGCGGCCGCCCCGACCTCGCCCAGGCCGGCGCCAAAGACCCGTCCCGCATCGACGCCGCCCTCGCCGAGGGCCGGCGGCTCGGATTGGAGGCGCTCTCCGGCTAG
- the ruvX gene encoding Holliday junction resolvase RuvX: protein MNDRNPAAGRRILALDPGEARIGVAISDDLGMFAHPRPAIVGRDRRAALRAIADLVAAEQVSEVVVGLPVSLSGEHGPQARAVEWFVADLRAAVRVPVRTADERLTSAQAARQAPAAARRRDGTLDSLAAALLLQSLLDARRGAP, encoded by the coding sequence ATGAACGACCGAAACCCCGCGGCCGGCCGCCGCATCCTCGCACTCGACCCCGGCGAAGCCCGCATCGGCGTCGCTATCTCCGACGACCTCGGCATGTTCGCCCACCCGCGCCCCGCCATCGTCGGGCGCGACCGGCGCGCAGCTCTCAGGGCCATCGCCGATCTCGTCGCTGCCGAACAGGTCAGCGAAGTCGTCGTGGGCCTGCCCGTCTCCCTCTCGGGCGAACACGGCCCGCAGGCCCGCGCCGTGGAATGGTTCGTCGCCGACCTCCGCGCAGCCGTCCGTGTCCCGGTCCGCACCGCCGACGAACGGCTGACCTCGGCCCAGGCCGCCCGCCAGGCTCCGGCTGCCGCCCGCCGCCGCGACGGCACCCTCGACTCGCTCGCGGCCGCCCTCCTCCTCCAGTCGTTGCTCGACGCCCGCCGGGGGGCCCCGTGA
- a CDS encoding shikimate dehydrogenase, whose translation MSRRAGIIGQPVGHSLSPVFQSAAFAHCGLDVVYERWDTPLADLPGRVAALRAPDVLGANVTVPHKEAVIPLLDEVGDQAARAGAVNTIVNRDGRLFGFNTDGPGFVAALRQEAFLEPAGRSFLLLGAGGAARGIALALIDARAARVDIWNRTPSRAASLAADLGPPARPLADLPLLAPYDGLVNCTTIGMRGGPAPGASPVSLETAGPDLLVVDIVYAPLETPLLREAAARGLRTLGGLPMLIYQGALAFELWTGLPAPVDVMFAAARNELARREGAAP comes from the coding sequence ATGAGCCGCCGCGCCGGCATCATCGGCCAACCCGTCGGGCACTCCCTCTCGCCCGTCTTCCAGTCCGCGGCCTTCGCCCACTGCGGCCTCGATGTCGTCTACGAGCGCTGGGACACGCCGCTTGCCGACCTCCCCGGGCGCGTCGCCGCCCTGCGCGCCCCCGACGTCCTCGGCGCCAACGTGACCGTACCCCACAAGGAGGCGGTTATCCCCCTCCTCGACGAAGTCGGCGACCAGGCCGCCCGGGCCGGCGCCGTCAACACGATCGTCAATCGCGACGGCCGCCTCTTCGGCTTCAACACCGATGGGCCCGGGTTTGTGGCCGCCCTCCGCCAGGAGGCCTTCCTCGAACCCGCCGGGCGCTCCTTCCTGCTCCTCGGCGCCGGGGGAGCCGCACGGGGCATCGCGCTTGCCCTCATCGATGCCCGCGCCGCCCGCGTCGATATCTGGAACCGCACACCCTCCCGCGCCGCCAGCCTCGCGGCTGACCTCGGCCCCCCGGCCCGTCCCCTCGCAGACCTCCCGCTCCTCGCTCCCTACGATGGTCTCGTGAACTGCACCACCATCGGCATGCGCGGCGGCCCGGCTCCCGGCGCATCCCCCGTCTCCCTCGAAACGGCCGGGCCGGATTTGCTCGTCGTCGATATCGTCTACGCCCCCCTCGAAACACCGCTCCTGCGCGAAGCCGCCGCCCGCGGCCTCCGCACGCTCGGCGGCCTCCCCATGCTCATCTACCAGGGCGCACTCGCCTTTGAACTCTGGACTGGCCTCCCCGCGCCGGTCGACGTCATGTTCGCCGCAGCCCGCAACGAACTCGCCCGCCGCGAAGGAGCCGCCCCGTGA
- the glmU gene encoding bifunctional UDP-N-acetylglucosamine diphosphorylase/glucosamine-1-phosphate N-acetyltransferase GlmU: MSGTGVVVLAAGLGTRMRSRLPKVLHPVCGVPMVRHVVVAAKTLEPARIVVVTGHGAELVEAALADTGVTFVRQETLDGTAGAVRRCEGALAGCGRVVVLNGDAPLITGESLARLAAAAAGRPLAFATCRVEQPGRLGRVVRGPGGEVTAVVEAAEYEGSDGPAEINAGQYVFDAAWLWSHLPEVPLSAKGEYYLTHLVAMAANEGRPAATVEIPAVEALGVDDRVRLAEAEAVLRRRVLERHMLAGVTVEDPATTFIGAEAELGQDVTVLAGSRIEGRSVVAEGAVIGPNTTLRNALVGRDTRVEASVVEDSVIGERCTVGPFAHIRGGAVIGDECEVRNYAEVKNSRLGRGVKMHHFSYLGDAEVGDGTNIGAGTITCNYDGVAKHRTIIGRGVFIGSDTMLIAPVTVGDGAFTATGAVVTRDVPAGMSVRGVPAKPFERKERGQASP; this comes from the coding sequence GTGAGCGGCACCGGGGTGGTTGTCCTGGCGGCGGGGCTCGGCACGCGGATGCGGTCGCGGCTCCCGAAGGTGCTCCACCCGGTGTGCGGGGTCCCGATGGTGCGCCACGTCGTGGTGGCGGCGAAGACGCTGGAGCCGGCACGGATTGTGGTGGTCACGGGGCATGGTGCAGAGCTGGTGGAGGCCGCGCTGGCAGACACCGGGGTGACGTTCGTCCGACAGGAGACGCTGGACGGGACTGCCGGGGCAGTGCGCCGCTGTGAGGGGGCGCTCGCCGGGTGCGGCCGCGTCGTGGTGCTGAACGGCGACGCGCCGCTCATTACCGGGGAGTCGCTGGCACGGCTGGCGGCGGCAGCAGCGGGCAGGCCGCTGGCGTTCGCAACGTGCCGGGTAGAGCAGCCGGGCCGGCTTGGCCGGGTGGTCCGGGGGCCAGGCGGCGAAGTAACTGCGGTGGTGGAGGCGGCGGAGTACGAAGGCTCCGATGGCCCGGCCGAGATCAATGCCGGGCAGTACGTGTTCGATGCGGCGTGGCTCTGGTCGCACCTGCCGGAGGTTCCCCTCAGCGCGAAGGGCGAGTACTACCTCACGCACCTGGTGGCGATGGCGGCGAACGAGGGCCGGCCCGCCGCCACGGTGGAAATCCCCGCAGTAGAAGCGCTCGGGGTGGACGACCGCGTCAGGCTTGCGGAGGCGGAGGCGGTGCTCCGGCGGCGGGTGCTGGAGCGGCACATGCTGGCGGGGGTGACGGTCGAAGACCCGGCAACGACGTTCATCGGCGCGGAGGCAGAGCTCGGGCAGGACGTGACGGTGCTCGCGGGGAGCCGCATCGAAGGGCGAAGCGTGGTGGCGGAGGGCGCTGTCATCGGCCCGAATACGACATTGCGCAATGCCCTGGTCGGGCGCGACACGCGGGTGGAGGCGTCGGTGGTGGAGGATTCGGTCATCGGCGAGCGGTGCACCGTGGGACCGTTTGCGCACATCCGCGGGGGCGCGGTCATCGGCGACGAGTGCGAGGTGCGCAATTACGCTGAGGTCAAGAACTCGCGGCTGGGCCGCGGGGTGAAGATGCACCACTTCAGCTATCTCGGCGATGCCGAGGTGGGCGACGGGACGAATATCGGCGCCGGGACGATCACCTGCAATTACGACGGCGTTGCCAAGCACCGGACGATCATCGGGCGCGGGGTGTTCATCGGCTCGGACACCATGCTGATCGCGCCGGTGACGGTGGGGGACGGGGCGTTCACGGCGACCGGCGCAGTGGTCACGCGCGATGTGCCTGCAGGCATGAGCGTGCGGGGCGTGCCGGCGAAGCCGTTCGAGCGAAAGGAGCGCGGGCAGGCCTCCCCCTGA
- a CDS encoding hemolysin family protein, whose protein sequence is MEPSSLLSVVVVIAGSAVLAAIAAAEAALERANDVRIRALAARGNRQAQRIATTVEQPGRYLGTITAARVLVASLVISLLAYLGADRHGPFRGAVGYGMAGGALIAMVQMAVGMVVARAPEYAALKLSGVAVATRRAFAVPAFILGLPAALAARSIRLVTPEPETDILALVEREEAEGGVEEQERRMIRGVIALEDKTAREIMVPRIDVAAVDITATVGEVAAVVTERGFSRVPVYQESIDDIVGIVYAKDLLRAMADGGKDRPIRELVREAYFIPESKRLDELLTEMQARRTHMAIVVDEYGGTAGIVTIEDLLEEIVGEIEDEYDVARPAVEVISPDEVVLDASTSTDALRELFGVEVESEDFDTIGGFLIHHLGRLPAVGDEVEVDGLTLRVLSMSGRRVRRLRISRQRSREPEEVAAH, encoded by the coding sequence ATGGAACCTTCCAGTTTGCTTTCGGTCGTGGTCGTCATCGCGGGGTCGGCAGTGCTTGCGGCCATCGCGGCTGCGGAGGCTGCCCTCGAGCGGGCGAATGATGTGCGCATCCGTGCGCTTGCGGCGCGGGGGAACCGGCAGGCACAGCGGATTGCGACCACGGTGGAACAGCCGGGTCGCTACCTCGGCACCATAACAGCAGCGCGGGTGCTCGTCGCGTCGCTGGTGATTTCCCTCCTGGCCTACCTCGGTGCAGATCGTCACGGTCCGTTCCGGGGGGCAGTAGGCTACGGCATGGCCGGGGGCGCGCTCATCGCGATGGTGCAGATGGCTGTGGGGATGGTGGTTGCCAGGGCGCCCGAGTATGCGGCGCTCAAGCTCTCGGGTGTGGCGGTGGCGACCCGGCGGGCATTCGCAGTGCCGGCCTTTATCCTCGGCCTGCCGGCAGCGCTGGCGGCGCGGTCGATCCGGCTGGTCACGCCGGAACCGGAGACCGACATCCTGGCGCTGGTGGAGCGGGAGGAGGCCGAGGGCGGTGTGGAAGAGCAGGAGCGGCGGATGATCCGGGGCGTGATTGCGCTCGAAGACAAGACAGCGCGGGAGATTATGGTGCCGCGTATCGACGTGGCCGCGGTGGACATTACGGCAACGGTCGGCGAGGTGGCGGCAGTGGTGACGGAGCGGGGGTTCAGCCGGGTGCCGGTCTACCAGGAGAGCATCGACGACATCGTCGGCATCGTGTATGCGAAGGACCTGCTCCGGGCGATGGCGGACGGCGGCAAGGACCGGCCGATTCGCGAACTGGTGCGCGAGGCGTACTTCATCCCTGAGTCGAAACGGCTCGACGAGCTGCTGACCGAGATGCAGGCCCGCCGGACCCACATGGCGATCGTGGTGGACGAGTACGGCGGGACGGCCGGCATTGTGACGATCGAGGACCTGCTCGAGGAGATCGTCGGCGAGATCGAGGATGAGTACGACGTCGCGCGGCCGGCGGTCGAGGTAATTTCGCCGGACGAGGTGGTGCTCGATGCGAGCACCAGCACCGATGCCCTCCGGGAGCTGTTCGGCGTCGAGGTGGAGTCGGAGGATTTCGACACGATCGGCGGGTTCCTGATCCATCACCTTGGGCGGCTGCCGGCGGTCGGCGATGAGGTGGAGGTAGACGGGCTGACGCTGCGCGTGCTGAGCATGTCGGGGCGGCGCGTGCGGCGGCTGCGGATTTCGCGCCAGCGCTCACGCGAGCCGGAGGAAGTTGCGGCTCACTGA